The following are from one region of the Andrena cerasifolii isolate SP2316 chromosome 1, iyAndCera1_principal, whole genome shotgun sequence genome:
- the Pms2 gene encoding mismatch repair endonuclease PMS2, whose product MTESIPTSEISKKIVAINKKTVHQICSGQVVLDLATALKELVENSLDSGATFIDIKLKDYGKTCISVSDNGSGVLEQDFEGLGLKHHTSKLREFSDLTEVNTFGFRGEALSSLCSLAELSIVTRHLTSEHGYKLEFDHNGVLKKKEACAREVGTTLHVKNIFKCLPVRAKEFERNLKKEYARTIQVLYSYCLVSTDTKITCSNSVSGKSPNLVVSTANSSNILSNINTIFGKKSSNGLVSLELQPPDEATLQEYNLPVNVEVDFEWDCYISSCDHDIGRSTPDRQFLYINGRPCDLTKVSKLINQVYHKYNNKQYPFIFLNLKLNKQWTDINVTPDKRTIFCTQEHLVLATLKFSLTTKWDRLQGNLTVNPVAELNFGVKRTISPTTADRPAKRLQSLRTISNVERTEKQNVDCTEKQNVERTEKQNVERTVKQIVERTEKQNVERIEKQNVERTEKQNVERDGDNVQNDMTNQRKILDSVEMPISILIIKQKLEEKRNMLSKHVTTNTRIKYKAKLESNQNSDAENELKRELTKESFLQMELIGQFNLGFIIVRLKEDLFIIDQHATDEKYRFEKLHNETQLKVQKLIIPKPLTLSSLNTTILIEHQKIFEDNGFSIKINPEAEHGHHAELTGIPVSGYWQFGQEDIEELIFLIREGGGLENSENHIFRPSRVRQMLASRACRSAVMIGTALNNHEMHNLVTHMAQMENPWNCPHGRPTIRHLLSLQLIQK is encoded by the exons atgacAGAATCAATTCCAACAAGTGAAATATCCAAAAAAATTGTTGCAATAAATAAGAAGACAGTTCATCAAATTTGTTCCGGTCAG GTGGTTCTAGATCTGGCAACTGCTTTAAAGGAACTTGTAGAAAACAGTTTAGACAGCGGAGCCACATTCATTGATATTAAATTAAAGGACTATGGAAAAACATGTATCAGTGTGAGTGATAATGGAAGCGGTGTTTTAGAACAGGATTTTGAAGGATTAG GATTGAAGCATCACACATCTAAACTCAGAGAATTCTCAGATTTAACAGAAGTGAACACCTTTGGTTTTCGTGGCGAAGCTCTTAGTTCACTTTGTTCTTTAGCTGAATTAAGTATCGTTACGAGACACTTGACCAGCGAACATGGTTACAAATTAGAATTTGACCATAATGGTGTACTGAAAAAGAAAGAAGCATGTGCAAGAGAAGTAGGAACGACTCTACATGTTAAAAACATATTTAAGTGTCTTCCGGTGAGAGCGAAAGagtttgaaagaaatttaaaaaaggaaTATGCTCGTACTATTCAAGTACTATATAGTTATTGTCTTGTTTCCACGGATACAAAGATAACATGTTCTAATTCAGTATCGGGTAAATCTCCTAATCTTGTAGTCAGTACTGCAAATTCCAGTAATATTTTGAGTAATATTAATACGATATTTGGTAAGAAGTCTTCAAATGGACTTGTCAGCCTTGAATTACAACCTCCCGATGAGGCAACATTGCAAGAATACAATTTACCAGTTAATGTGGAGGTAGATTTTGAATGGGACTGTTATATTAGTAGTTGCGATCATGACATTGGACGTTCTACTCCCGATAGacaatttctttatataaatggtCGGCCATGTGATCTGACAAAAGTCagtaaattaataaatcaaGTATACCATaagtataataataaacagTATccgtttattttcttaaatttaaagttaaataaacaaTGGACTGATATCAATGTGACTCCGGataaaagaactattttctGTACACAAGAACATCTagtattagcaacattaaaatttagtttaacaACAAAGTGGGACAGATTACAGGGAAATTTAACTGTGAATCCTGTAGCTGAATTAAATTTTGGGGTAAAAAGAACAATTTCCCCTACAACTGCAGACCGTCCAGCAAAAAGATTACAAAGTTTACGTACAATATCAAATGTAGAACGTACAGAAAAGCAGAATGTAGACTGTACAGAAAAGCAGAATGTAGAACGTACAGAAAAGCAGAATGTAGAACGTACAGTAAAGCAGATTGTAGAACGTACAGAAAAGCAGAATGTAGAACGTATAGAAAAGCAGAATGTAGAACGTACAGAAAAGCAGAATGTAGAACGTGATGGTGATAATGTACAAAATGATATGACAAATCAGAGAAAAATATTAGATAGTGTGGAAATGCCAAttagtattttaataataaaacaaaaactTGAAGAAAAACGGAATATGCTATCAAAGCATGTGACTACAAATAcaagaataaaatataaagcaaaACTGGAATCGAATCAAAATTCTGACGCCGAAAACGAACTGAAAAGAGAATTAACGAAGGAATCATTTCTTCAG ATGGAGCTCATAGGTCAATTTAATCTTGGTTTTATAATAGTTCGGTTAAAAGAAGACTTGTTTATCATTGATCAACATGCTACAGATGAAAAATATCGTTTTGAAAAACTTCATAATGAAACACAGTTAAAAGTCCAGAAATTAATTATTCCCAAACCTTTAACTCTTTCTTCATTGAATACAACAATATTAATCGAACATCAGAAAATATTTGAAGACAATGGTTTTTCTATTAAAATTAATCCTGAAG ctGAGCATGGGCATCATGCAGAACTTACGGGTATACCGGTCAGTGGATACTGGCAGTTTGGTCAAGAAGATATAGAAGAACTGATTTTCCTTATTAGGGAAGGTGGTGGTTTAGAAAACAGTGAAAATCACATATTCCGTCCTAGTCGAGTAAGACAAATGTTGGCATCAAGAGCTTGTCGCAGCGCAGTTATGATTGGTACAGCTCTTAACAATCATGAAATGCATAATCTGGTTACACATATGGCGCAAATGGAGAATCCTTGGAATTGTCCCCATGGTAGACCGACTATAAGACATTTGCTATCTTTACAACTtatacagaaataa